A window of the Thunnus albacares chromosome 15, fThuAlb1.1, whole genome shotgun sequence genome harbors these coding sequences:
- the bahd1 gene encoding bromo adjacent homology domain-containing 1 protein, whose amino-acid sequence MVKAQRNQPVKGRTPRREKGSKEKRGGVKKGKEGKNELRGKKQKDKKESHRRKKKTLAVGDGDALDCCVLLTRLEEKRVVGKVKDVPKTGKQKSIKVKKKLHSSSTQRKTKCGKSGLKKTSTANQQALEPKINQSGALLMLPTPVFEPRRRRMASLNAEAVNSLLLYRDDSLTSHLMKKRQPSNEDSTKDSLAKTEHRDHKTKKVPPGVKADFKERPKKQKRSATEAQSIDWLSLFAPTPRRQAGLTAATLLKLTSAQYGTKRQKKPESKKMSESEATAMTQDEISGKPVCGGTTQTKRTTHPKHDEQLKHRKQGTEDPVHSQLGSTVQGCCSLCRTEALDPEWKGASGGQECLKHALHHGSTLGFSLKTIKEEQVETEVSSCYCCSQERCVEYCHRLALFLEDKTFKEPEDGSVSEVFHHHHHHHHHHHHHLQSPHSVSHPAAITISPHSYTCFPSYCVHFSRPDTSSSSIPPLALCPRSGKRPKLLPSSGPQPSGISHPVYCCTSVEACYGEPCRINGYSAYTSVIPAIARGGCSFSPADCTKCNHGIKRDDYSSTLNDHHSPSSIPICPSPRILTGCPIPTVPPAGQSVPHVQTPLSDPSQPQPPLQVAKECPQSAKQPSGSRSGARSTGSISSAVCPLNREKKQKLSSASIGGRTVAKQLKNGRQKTTNGWRPVGLPFQKEVFSVGEEALVLRKCFEGVQRDGELIRVRDTVLLKSGPRKKTLPYVAKISALWEEPESGELMMSLFWYYRPEHTQGGRNPSVHCENEIFASRHQDVNSVACIEDKCYVLTLAQYCRFCALVKRRREGVRDSAASLVVPPVVGNTMPTHHCVPDDVDPELVFFCRHVYDFRYGRLLKNLQ is encoded by the exons ATGGTGAAAGCTCAGCGGAACCAGCCAGTGAAAGGCAGGACGCCCCGGAGGGAGAAGGGAAGCAAGGAAAAAAGAGGCGGTGTGAaaaaagggaaggagggaaagaatGAGCTGAGAGGAAAGAAACAGAAGGATAAGAAGGAATCACACAGACGTAAGAAGAAGACATTGGCAGTTGGCGATGGAGATGCACTGGACTGCTGTGTCCTGCTCACCCGTCTGGAGGAGAAACGGGTTGTGGGTAAAGTAAAGGATGTACCAAAAACTGGGAAACAAAAGAGCATTAAAGTCAAAAAGAAGCTGCACTCCAGCTCCACTCAAAGAAAGACCAAATGTGGTAAATCTGGACTCAAGAAGACTTCCACAGCCAATCAGCAAGCACTGGAACCAAAAATCAACCAATCTGGCGCCTTACTCATGTTGCCCACGCCCGTCTTTGAGCCTCGCAGGCGGAGAATGGCCTCTCTTAATGCTGAGGCTGTCAACAGCTTGCTGCTCTACAGAGACGATTCTCTCACATCACATCTCATGAAGAAACGGCAGCCTTCCAATGAAGATTCCACTAAAGATAGTCTCGCTAAAACTGAACATAGAGAtcataaaaccaaaaaggtTCCTCCAGGAGTGAAAGCAGACTTCAAAGAAAGACCTAAAAAACAGAAGCGGTCAGCAACGGAGGCTCAGAGCATCGACTGGTTGAGTTTGTTTGCGCCGACGCCTCGGCGTCAGGCAGGCCTCACTGCTGCAACGCTGCTCAAACTCACCAGTGCCCAGTACGGGACCAAGCGGCAAAAAAAGCCAGAGTCCAAGAAAATGAGTGAAAGTGAAGCTACAGCTATGACTCAGGATGAGATTAGCGGTAAGCCTGTGTGTGGAGGAACAACACAGACCAAAAGAACAACACATCCAAAACATGACGAGCAACTTAAGCACAGAAAACAGGGTACAGAGGATCCGGTCCATTCCCAGCTGGGCTCTACTGTCCAGGGATGCTGTAGTTTATGTAGGACAGAGGCTTTGGATCCAGAGTGGAAGGGTGCCTCAGGGGGGCAGGAGTGTCTCAAACATGCGCTGCACCATGGCTCCACGCTGGGATTCTCcttaaaaacaatcaaagagGAGCAGGTAGAGACCGAGGTGTCTTCctgctactgctgctcccaGGAGAGGTGTGTTGAGTACTGTCACAGACTGGCCCTCTTCCTGGAGGACAAGACCTTCAAGGAACCCGAGGACGGTTCTGTTTCCGAGGTgttccaccaccaccaccaccaccatcatcatcatcaccaccatctcCAGTCCCCCCACTCCGTATCCCACCCAGCAGCCATAACCATCAGCCCACACTCATACACCTGTTTCCCTAGCTACTGCGTTCACTTCAGCCGCCCGGACACCTCATCCTCCTCCATACCACCCCTCGCTTTATGCCCAAGGAGCGGCAAGAGACCCAAGCTGCTCCCCAGCTCTGGTCCACAGCCCTCAGGGATTTCCCATCCAGTATACTGCTGCACCTCAGTGGAGGCGTGCTACGGAGAGCCCTGCAGGATCAATGGCTACTCCGCCTATACCAGTGTGATTCCAGCCATCGCTAGAGGAGGCTGCTCCTTCAGCCCTGCAGACTGCACCAAATGTAACCATGGCATCAAAAGAG ATGATTATTCATCAACCCTCAATGACCATCACAGCCCCTCCTCCATCCCCATCTGTCCCAGCCCAAGAATACTCACTGGATGCCCCATTCCCACTGTGCCTCCAGCCGGCCAATCAGTGCCCCACGTTCAGACTCCGCTGTCCGACCCCAGCCAACCCCAGCCTCCGCTGCAGGTGGCGAAGGAGTGTCCGCAGAGTGCCAAGCAGCCCAGCGGGTCGAGGTCTGGCGCGCGCAGCACCGGCAGCATCAGCTCGGCTGTCTGCCCTCTCAACAGGGAAAAGAAACAGAAGCTCAGCTCTGCCAGCATTGGAGGGCGAACGGTTGCCAAGCAGCTGAAGAACGGCCGCCAAAAAACCACCAACGGCTGGCGGCCAGTTGGCCTGCCCTTTCAGAAGGAGGTTTTCTCTGTG GGAGAGGAGGCTCTGGTGCTGAGGAAGTGTTTCGAGGGAGTCCAGAGGGACGGGGAGCTGATTCGGGTCAGAGACACTGTTCTACTGAAATCTGGACCTAGGAAAAAGACTCTGCCTTACGTGGCCAAGATCTCAGCTCTGTGGGAAGAGCCAGAGTCAG gagAGTTGATGATGAGTTTGTTTTGGTACTACCGTccagaacacacacaggggGGACGAAACCCTAGTGTACATTGTGAG AATGAGATCTTTGCGTCTCGTCACCAGGATGTGAACAGTGTGGCCTGTATTGAAGACAAATGCTATGTCCTAACATTGGCACAGTATTGCCG ATTTTGTGCCTTGGTAAAACGCCGTAGGGAGGGCGTACGCGACAGCGCCGCCTCCCTCGTGGTGCCACCTGTTGTTGGCAACACCATGCCCACCCACCACTGTGTGCCCGATGACGTCGACCCAGAGCTGGTGTTTTTCTGTCGACATGTCTATGACTTCCGCTACGGACGCCTCCTCAAGAACCTGCAGTAG